One window of the Rhipicephalus sanguineus isolate Rsan-2018 chromosome 4, BIME_Rsan_1.4, whole genome shotgun sequence genome contains the following:
- the LOC119390466 gene encoding monocarboxylate transporter 3 — protein MARSEASLKSDPRFGLDSRWSWVTAGFLSWLLCGAMMTQQAAGVLFFGIVDTYGVSREEASWPLVLSASVVCLTGPVIGYLCQRFSCRPVLMFFSFASAISVSACYFANSVLFLTIVLGIVHGAAVSGVFVGVQVLVSQHFEKRRATACSIMFTLCAVNMFFSAPLADFFRVTYGIKGAFLLLGGLVLNAFPAAIAVQNPAWMELGDKKSPASKKCEGFSKTETSVVAPLLTAYSEKEQAASEEGKKTILESITVVPGPKACVVPNYARNLRNFCSLLRSTTSVRAEEGILQDMAAHARRFGTWRFVLDALSFSVIIFGLTTFFMLYVDLATDRGVVPTRAAFLVYAFAAGDLVCRALSGVVIDSGLLTLDSVMLLGYVLQAAGFELFVWLRTFPTMMACSALIGISNGFRHSLQAPLLVKDFGIQHLPVMMGALSFCNGLVLLFRPMLVGYYRDQQGSYDGLLHIAAAVNSALCLLGR, from the exons ATGGCTCGCAGCGAGGCGTCCCTGAAGTCCGACCCTCGCTTCGGGCTGGACTCCCGATGGAGCTGGGTGACGGCGGGCTTCCTCAGCTGGCTGCTGTGCGGCGCCATGATGACGCAGCAGGCGGCGGGCGTCCTCTTCTTCGGCATCGTCGACACCTACGGCGTCAGCAGGGAAGAGGCCTCCTGGCCGCTCGTCCTCAGTGCCAGCGTCGTCTGCCTCACAG GTCCGGTGATCGGATACCTCTGCCAGCGTTTCTCTTGTCGGCCGGTGCTGATGTTCTTCTCATTCGCCTCGGCAATCTCAGTCAGCGCCTGCTACTTCGCGAACAGCGTCCTGTTCCTCACGATAGTCCTGGGAATCGTGCACG GAGCTGCTGTGTCCGGTGTGTTCGTCGGTGTCCAAGTGCTGGTGTCGCAGCACTtcgagaagcggcgcgccacagCTTGCAGCATCATGTTCACCTTGTGTGCCGTCAACATGTTCTTCTCCGCTCCTTTAGCCGACTTCTTCCGCGTTACTTACGGCATCAAGGGCGCGTTCTTGCTGCTGGGCGGCCTCGTACTGAATGCGTTTCCCGCCGCCATCGCCGTGCAAAACCCGGCCTGGATGGAACTCGGGGACAAAAAATCTCCAGCCAGCAAGAAATGCGAGGGTTTCTCGAAGACTGAGACGTCGGTAGTAGCTCCCCTGCTGACCGCGTACTCCGAGAAAGAACAAGCTGCTTCCGAGGAGGGAAAGAAAACCATTTTAGAGAGTATAACCGTGGTGCCTGGACCAAAAGCGTGCGTGGTTCCCAACTACGCGCGGAATCTCAGGAACTTTTGTTCGCTCCTTCGATCCACGACCAGCGTGAGAGCGGAAGAAGGGATTTTGCAGGACATGGCAGCGCATGCGAGACGTTTCGGGACGTGGCGATTTGTTCTGGACGCGCTATCCTTCTCGGTAATAATCTTCGGACTGACGACCTTCTTCATGTTGTACGTAGACCTCGCCACCGACCGGGGTGTCGTGCCTACTCGCGCGGCTTTTCTCGTGTACGCATTCGCGGCCGGCGATCTCGTCTGCAGGGCGCTGAGCGGGGTCGTGATCGACTCGGGACTGTTGACGCTCGACTCTGTGATGCTCTTAGGATACGTTCTTCAAGCCGCCGGCTTCGAGCTGTTCGTGTGGCTCAGGACTTTTCCCACGATGATGGCCTGTTCGGCGCTCATAGGGATCAGCAACGGGTTCAGGCATTCGCTGCAGGCGCCGCTGCTCGTCAAGGACTTTGGAATACAGCACCTGCCCGTGATGATGGGCGCGCTGTCTTTCTGCAATGGCCTGGTGCTCTTGTTCAGGCCGATGTTAGTAG GCTACTACCGGGACCAGCAGGGATCTTACGACGGTCTCCTTCACATTGCGGCCGCCGTGAACTCCGCTCTCTGCCTTCTTGGGCGATAA